The DNA segment AAAAACTTCAAAAGAAATTAATCGGAGTTTTCGAGGGATACCTCGCTGTCCGCCGACACTGCTGCTTGCACAGCACTGCCTGCTTCCGCGCGGCACCTCTCCCACTCCACGGCATCCTTCCTTCTCTATACCTGTAAAAGATCTGATCGCAATCGTCGCTTTTACGGCGTTTCCGCCGTTCCAGCGCCAAGAGCGTGAGCAGGAGAGTATCACTCACCCATGCTCTGTGTCAAGAGGTTTTGTGCACTTTCGTGCAGCTTCAAAACATCAGTCTTGAGTCTCTTGCCCGGCAGAATGCCGGGGCTCAATCAGCAGATCTGCTGACTCGCGATCGGCGCCTCGCGGCGCGTGATCGTGAATATAGTCGACTCGCCTGCTTTGGTCAACAGTAAATCAAAAGGTTTTATAAGTTTCCGGTTATTTATCTTCCAATCGAAGTGTGATACAAACTACTTACACTTTATATCAAGTATCACAGGTTATCATGCACATAAATTTTGTAAGTATCCATATTGCCCCGTCGCCACGCGCGATTCCACTTGGTGTCGGAATGATAGCCCAGTCCTTACGGAGTCAATTTCCGGAAGAAATTTCCACCTCACTTATCGACTGCTACATACCCCAAGACCCAGCCGTCCAACTGGCCAAAGTGCTGGCTGGCAATCCCTTTGCGGTGTGCATCTCGATTTTTCTATGGAACTCCGAGTCGGCCATCAGATTGATACAGGACATTAAAGGATCGCACCCGGAAGTTCTGATAATCGCAGGTGGCGCCCTTCCCACCGCATTACCCGATAACTTCAGCTCAATTCGGGAGATTGATCATATCCTTCCTGGCGAGGCTGAGAACTCTGTCATTGAGCTTTTCGAAGGATTGCTTGCAGGAAAACCTCAGCCGCGCATCATCCCGCAAGGTCAGCCTCCGCGACTTGAAGATGTACCTTCCCCGTATCTGGGCGGACTGATTAAGCCTGCAGAGTACGGTGGGGCTTTATGGGAACTTTCCCGTGGCTGCCCCTACAAATGCTCTTTCTGTTTCGAGAGTCGCGGCACAACCGGGATACGACGATTTCCAGAGGATCGTCTCCAGAAAGAACTGAAGCTGTTTCAGGCGGCAGGGGTCAGTGAAATAATGGTACTGGACCCAACCTTTAACTTTGACGCACGGATTGCAAAGCGAAACCTGCAGATGATGAGCACCTTGGCACCGGATATCCATTATACCTTTGAAATTCGGGCAGAACATATAACTATCGAACTGGCACAGCTTTTTGCAGGTCTCAACTGCACTCTTCAGATTGGCTTGCAATCAATCCACCCCGAGGTACTGAATAACCTAAATCGTACATGCAACACTGAGACATTCCAAAAAAGGATCCACCTACTTCACGAACAACAGGTTCCCTATGGTTTTGACCTGATTTTTGGTTTGCCAGGCGACAGTTTGAGGGGATTTTTGGAGAGTGTTGATTTTACTTTTAGCCTTGCGCCCAACCATGTGGACATATTTCCATTGGCCGTACTTCCCGGAACTGCCCTGTTTGATTCAGCTGAATCATTGGGATTACAGTTCCTGCCAGAAGGCGACTACCAGGTAATCAAAACCCCCGGATTCACCCCTGAGGATTTGTCAGCAGCTGCAGACATCGCTGATTTTGTAGACCGATTTTACAATCAAGGTAAGGCAGTCAGCTGGTTCGACCTTATCCTGGAGTATCTTGATCTATCACCCACCGGTTTTTTTCAAATCGGTGCCAGCCTTGCAGATTTAGCCTCACAGCCCTCCTCTCCTCTTGATTTCCAGTACCAGGTAATCCATCGGATACTGGAACACTTAAACTGCACCTCAAGATATCCTTTGATTCAGGACTTTATTACCTATTTCTGGCACGTGAATGGGGTTTTTGCAGAGGCCCTCGATGCGTCGCCCACTTGCGGTGACCTACAGTTTAATCCAACCCTGCGCACCGCTGCGTTCATGTATAACCCTTTCGAGATAATCCAATGGATTGAAAGCGGCATCCATGATTTCGGCATTATTCAGCAATATATGCATGCATCTCGTCACATGTTTGCCTTCGCCTGCGCTGACAGTGAACTTACGTTCCTGGAATGCACGGAAAAAGAGTTCGATTTTTTGCATAAATTAACCGCTCAATGCCAGCCCGATTTCAATGAAGCGCTGGATATGCCACCGAGATCCCGGGAACGATTTGTGACTGCCGGGATTGCCGCGCGTAGCATCTGAACCAGCATAACAGGCGCTTGACTTCACTGGCACACAAAGAGCCTTCGGATAAAAAAAAGCCTGGCGCGCCTCCGCCGGCTTGCGCCGGCTGCGGTTCGCGCGTTTGCTGCGCAACCCGCGCTCGTTCCCCTCGCACTCCTCGTGCTGCGCACTGCGGTGCGCGAGGTAGCTGACTTCGTCGTCGCCAGGGACCGCTTTTTTTATATAAAAAAAAGCCTGGCTTGCTCAGCCAGACTACGTCTGTCTTCGTTTCGCGTGTTCCTCGTGCTGCGCACTGCGGTACACGCTTTAACTTCGTCGTCGCCAGGGACCACCTTTTTTGTACCCATTCGGGCACAAAAAAGCCTGGCGACGACCTACTCTCCCACCAGCGAACTGCAGTACCATCGGCGCTGAGGGGCGTTAACTTCCGTGTTCGGAATGGGAACGGGTGGGACCCCCTCCGCGATTGTCACCAGGCAAAAATTACCTTTGTTGGTCCGTCACGATGTCGGCGCGTCTGGCGTGCGGTTTGTATGCCGCGAAAGCCGTTTCGCGCCGCGCCCACCTTGCGGTGTTCGTGACGATAGAGCTGGAGATTGACAGTGGATTGACGCGGTTAGCGTCATGATTACGTTCATCGAAAAATATGGTCAAGCCTCACGGAAAATTAGTACTGGTCGGCTGAATACATTACTGCACTTATACCGCCAGCCTATCAACCAGATCATCTCTCTGGTTCCTTTAGGAGCCTTGAAGACTCAGGGATGTCTCATCTTGAGGAAGGCTTCCCGCTTAGATGCTTTCAGCGGTTATCCCGTCCAAACTTGGCTACCCAGCACTTACCGTTGGCACGATAACTGGTACACCAGAGGTTTGTCCACCTCGGTCCTCTCGTACTGAAGGCAGATCCTCTCAAACATCCAACGCCTGTGGCAGATAGGGACCGAACTGTCTCGCGACGTTCTGAACCCCAGCTCACGTACCGCTTTAAATGGCGAACAGCCATACCCTTGGGACCTGCTCCAGCCCCAGGATGCGATGAGCCGACATCGAGGTGCCAAACTTTGCCGTCGATATGAACTCTTGGGCAAAATCAGCCTGTTATCCCCGGAGTACCTTTTGTCCGTTAAGTGACCGCGCTTCCACACGCCACGGCCAGATCACTAAGACCTACTTTCGTACCTGCTCGACATGTACGTCTCGCAGTCAAGCTCCCTTATGCCTTTGCACTTTCACGCTGATTTCCAACCAGCGCAAGGGAACCTTCGCGCGCCTCCGTTAACTCTTTAGGAGGCGACCGCCCCAGTCAAACCGCCCACCTAACATTGTCCACACACCAGCTTCATGGTGCGCGTTAGAAACCTAACCGTACAAGGGTGGTATTTCACCAACGACTCCCTGCACACTAGCGTGCACAGTTCGCAGTCTCCCACCTATCCTACACATGTAAGGCCAAGTTTCAATGCTAAGCTGCAGTAAAGGTTCACGGGGTCTTTCCGTCTAACCACAGGTAATCGGCATCTTCACCGATACTTCAATTTCACCGGGTCTCGCGTTGAGACAGTGCCAAAGTCGTTACACCATTCGTGCGGGTCGGAACTTACCCGACAAGGAATTTCGCTACCTTAGGACCGTTATAGTTACGGCCGCCGTTTACCGGGGCTTCAATTCACAGCTTCGTTCGAAAACTAACCGCTCCTCTTAACCTTCCGGCACCGGGCAGGTGTCAGTCCCTATACGTCATCTTACGATTTCGCAGAGACCTGTGTTTTTGGTAAACAGTCGCTTTGGCCATTTTATTGCAACCTGGTCTAAACCGGTGAAGATCCAGACCAGGCCATACTTATCCCGAAGTTACGTATGCATTTTGCCGAGTTCCTTAACGCGAGTTCTCCCGAGCGCCTGAGAATACTCATCTCGCCTACCTGTGTCGGTTTGCGGTACGGTCTTTGTATGCCTAACCTTAGAGAGTGTTTCTTGGCACCTTGACTCCACCCGCTTCGCTTTGCCGTAGCTCCGCTCGCGTTCACAGCTTACCTCCAATGGCGGATTTGCCTACCATCGTCAACGGCTTACTGCTTCGACCGGGACAACCGTCGCCCGGCCGGGCTTTACCTCATGCGTCTTCCCTTCGAAACATACAAAGGTACGGGAATATGAACCCGTTTCCCATCGGATACGCATTTCTGCCTCTCCTTAGGGGCCGACTAACCCTGGGAAGATGACCTTTACCCAGGAAACCTTAGGCTTTCGGCGGAGGGGGATCTCACCCCTCTTTTCGTTACTCATGCCTGCATTCTCGCTTCTGATACCTCCAGCATCCCTCTCAGGACACCTTCAACGGCCTACAGAACGTTCGTCTACCGCCAGTAGTAAACTACTGACCCGCAGCTTCGGTACAATGCTTAGCTCCGTTACATTATCGGCGCACGACTACTCGACCAGTGAGCTATTACGCACTCTTTTAAGGGATGGCTGCTTCTAAGCCAACCTCCTGGCTGTCTTTGCAATCGCACTTCCTTTTCCACTGAGCATTGTTTTGGAACCTTAGCCGACGGTCTGGGCTGTTTCCCTTTTGACCATGAAGCTTTTCCCCCATGGTCTGACTCCCATACGTTGTCTTACGGCATTCGGAGTTTGATTGGGTTTGGTACCCTGTGACAGGCCCTAGTCCATTCAGTGCTCTACCTCCGCAAGATTTGTATGAGGCTAGCCCTAAAGCTATTTCGACGAAAACCAGCTATCTCCGGGTTTGTTTAGCCTTTCACTCCTATTCACAGCTCATCCCTGCCTTTTTTAACAGACTAGGGTTCGGTCCTCCACTTTGTTTTACCAAAGCTTCAACCTGGCCATAAATAGATCACCCGGCTTCGGGTCTACTGCACGAAACTCATTCGCCCTGTTCAGACTCGGTTTCCCTCCGGCTCCGGGACTCCTATCCCTTAACCTTGCTTCGCACAGTAACTCGCAGGCCCATTCTACAAAAGGCACGCCGTCACCCCCGAAAGGGCTCCGACCGCTTGTAAGTCCATGGTTTCAGGTTCTATTTCACTCCCCTCACCGGGGTTCTTTTCACCTTTCCCTCACGGTACTGCTTCACTATCGGTAACTGTCGTGTATTTAGCCTTGGAGAGTGGTCTCCCCAGATTCCAGCAGGATTTCTCGTGTCCCGCCGTACTCAGGAATTATCCAACAGAGTGCACATCATTTCGCATACGGGATTATCACCCTCTCTGATCGCCCTTTCCAGAAGCCGTTCCGCTATAATGTGCATTTTTGACTCTGCCAGCAGTTAGTGCCAAACTGCTCTCGATAATCCTACAACCCCGACATAGCAACGCAGCACTGCTTACACTATATCGGTTTGGGCTGTTCCCATTTCGCTCGCCGCTACTTTGGGAATCTCGGTTGATTTCTGTTCCTCCAGGTACTTAGATGGTTCAGTTCCCTGGGTATCGCTTCCATACCCTATATATTCAGGCATGGATGACTGAGCATGACCCCAGCCGGGTTACCCCATTCGGCAATCAACGGATCTCAGGATGTGTGCTCCTCCCCGTTGCTTTTCGCAGCTTACCACGGCCTTCTTCGCCAGACAGTTCCTAGGCATCCACCATGGACCCTTATTCGCTTGACCATATTTTTCTATGATCGTAATTCTTATCCCCTGTGCGCACCACACGCGAATCAGACACTTCATCCGGCGCTCGGATAAAACGGGTGTCTTTCATGGCTATGCCACAGGCGCAGGAACGCCGGCAGCAATTGCACAGGTTGTCAATCTCCATCTCTATTATCTGTCAAAGATCATCGCCTCGCAGCGGC comes from the Spirochaeta africana DSM 8902 genome and includes:
- a CDS encoding B12-binding domain-containing radical SAM protein; translation: MIQTTYTLYQVSQVIMHINFVSIHIAPSPRAIPLGVGMIAQSLRSQFPEEISTSLIDCYIPQDPAVQLAKVLAGNPFAVCISIFLWNSESAIRLIQDIKGSHPEVLIIAGGALPTALPDNFSSIREIDHILPGEAENSVIELFEGLLAGKPQPRIIPQGQPPRLEDVPSPYLGGLIKPAEYGGALWELSRGCPYKCSFCFESRGTTGIRRFPEDRLQKELKLFQAAGVSEIMVLDPTFNFDARIAKRNLQMMSTLAPDIHYTFEIRAEHITIELAQLFAGLNCTLQIGLQSIHPEVLNNLNRTCNTETFQKRIHLLHEQQVPYGFDLIFGLPGDSLRGFLESVDFTFSLAPNHVDIFPLAVLPGTALFDSAESLGLQFLPEGDYQVIKTPGFTPEDLSAAADIADFVDRFYNQGKAVSWFDLILEYLDLSPTGFFQIGASLADLASQPSSPLDFQYQVIHRILEHLNCTSRYPLIQDFITYFWHVNGVFAEALDASPTCGDLQFNPTLRTAAFMYNPFEIIQWIESGIHDFGIIQQYMHASRHMFAFACADSELTFLECTEKEFDFLHKLTAQCQPDFNEALDMPPRSRERFVTAGIAARSI